A stretch of the Uranotaenia lowii strain MFRU-FL chromosome 3, ASM2978415v1, whole genome shotgun sequence genome encodes the following:
- the LOC129751661 gene encoding segment polarity protein dishevelled isoform X6, translating to MYSMDDKNSTGSGGGGSNSGGGGGGGETKVIYHIDDESTPYLVKIPLPSSQVTLKDFKLVLNKQNMNYKYFFKSMDADFGVVKEEIADECTILPCFNGKVVSWLVTADGSNQSDCSEMQPTEMIDGRPTLAQLRTMNKPMNNMMNIPMNPLTYQSASVVSSDLDSTSLFETESEITLDRDMTECSSVQRLQHSYLQVRKKPQRRKKRAPTMSRTSSYSSITDSTMSLNIITVQINMDTVNFLGISIVGQSNRGGDGGIYVGSIMKGGAVALDGRIEPGDMILQVNDVNFENMTNDEAVRVLREVVQKPGPIKLVVAKCWDPNPKGYFTIPRTEPVRPIDPGAWVAHTAALRSQDTINTELPESVIERLHIDMDMKDIVRAMTKPDSGLEIRDRMWLKITIPNAFIGADVVSWILENVDGIGDRRDARKYVSLMLRRGYIKHTVNKLTFSEQCYYVIGNGIRQDISNMSLDDTESMLSDIAPLPNPPIYMTYSGNYNPSLGYQPIQYGCTGERHPSSGSSSSDILTSKDTSASQSDIAAVIQQTGQMTLANASNKSSGSSNRVLSYL from the exons ATGTATTCCATGGACGATAAAAATTCAACCGGAAGTGGCGGGGGAGGTAGCAATAGTGGAGGTGGTGGGGGAGGAGGGGAAACGAAGGTCATCTATCACATCGACGACGAATCAACACCATACCTGGTGAAGATTCCGCTTCCGTCCTCACAGGTCACCCTGAAGGACTTCAAGCTGGTGCTGAACAAACAGAACATGAACTACAAATACTTCTTCAAATCGATGGACGCGGACTTCGGGGTGGTGAAGGAGGAAATTGCCGACGAGTGCACAATTCTGCCCTGCTTCAATGGAAAGGTTGTGTCCTGGCTGGTGACGGCCGATGGATCCAATCAATCCGATTGTTCCGAGATGCAGCCTACGGAGATGATCGACGGTAGACCGACCCTTGCTCAGCTTCGAACCATGAACAAACCTATGAATAACATGATGAACATCCCGATGAATCCTCTGACCTACCAGTCGGCGTCGGTCGTTTCGAGCGATCTGGATTCGACCAGCCTCTTCGAGACGGAGAGCGAAATCACCCTAGATAGAGATATGACTGAATGTAGCAGCGTACAACGATTACAG CATTCCTATTTGCAGGTACGGAAAAAGCCACAACGACGCAAGAAGCGAGCCCCCACCATGTCCCGAACATCCTCGTACAGTTCCATCACAGACTCCACCATGTCCCTGAACATCATCACGGTTCAGATCAACATGGATACGGTCAACTTCCTGGGGATATCGATCGTAGGACAGTCGAATCGGGGAGGTGATGGAGGAATCTACGTGGGCAGTATAATGAAGGGCGGCGCGGTGGCACTGGATGGACGCATCGAACCCGGTGATATGATTCTTCAGGTGAACGACGTGAACTTTGAGAACATGACCAATGACGAGGCCGTTCGAGTGCTACGGGAGGTGGTTCAGAAACCGGGCCCCATTAAACTAGTTGTAGCCAAATGCTGGGATCCCAACCCCAAGGGATACTTCACGATTCCTCGCACCGAACCCGTTCGACCAATCGATCCGGGAGCATGGGTTGCCCACACCGCAGCCCTCCGTTCCCAGGACACCATCAATACCGAGCTTCCAGAGTCCGTCATCGAAAGGCTACACATAGACATGGACATGAAGGACATCGTACGTGCAATGACCAAACCCGACAGTGGTCTCGAGATTCGAGATCGGATGTGGCTGAAGATCACCATTCCGAACGCGTTCATCGGTGCCGATGTCGTTAGTTGGATCCTGGAGAATGTGGACGGTATCGGAGATCGGCGGGATGCTCGCAAGTACGTTTCGCTGATGCTGAGGAGAGGTTACATCAAGCACACCGTCAACAAGCTCACCTTCTCAGAACAGTGCTACTACGTCATTGGGAACGGCATCCGGCAGGACATCTCCAACATGTCCCTGGACGATACGGAAAGCATGCTCAGCGATATCGCCCCACTGCCAAACCCGCCCATCTACATGACCTATTCGGGCAATTACAACCCGTCGCTTGGCTACCAACCGATCCAGTATGGCTGCACCGGAGAGCGGCATCCGTCGTCCGGCTCTAGCAGCTCGGACATCTTGACCAGCAAGGACACCTCGGCTTCGCAGAGTGACATCGCGGCCGTGATCCAGCAGACGGGCCAGATGACCCTGGCCAATGCGTCCAACAAGTCGTCCGGATCCTCGAACCGCG TTTTGAGCTATTTATGA
- the LOC129751661 gene encoding segment polarity protein dishevelled isoform X4 codes for MYSMDDKNSTGSGGGGSNSGGGGGGGETKVIYHIDDESTPYLVKIPLPSSQVTLKDFKLVLNKQNMNYKYFFKSMDADFGVVKEEIADECTILPCFNGKVVSWLVTADGSNQSDCSEMQPTEMIDGRPTLAQLRTMNKPMNNMMNIPMNPLTYQSASVVSSDLDSTSLFETESEITLDRDMTECSSVQRLQHSYLQVRKKPQRRKKRAPTMSRTSSYSSITDSTMSLNIITVQINMDTVNFLGISIVGQSNRGGDGGIYVGSIMKGGAVALDGRIEPGDMILQVNDVNFENMTNDEAVRVLREVVQKPGPIKLVVAKCWDPNPKGYFTIPRTEPVRPIDPGAWVAHTAALRSQDTINTELPESVIERLHIDMDMKDIVRAMTKPDSGLEIRDRMWLKITIPNAFIGADVVSWILENVDGIGDRRDARKYVSLMLRRGYIKHTVNKLTFSEQCYYVIGNGIRQDISNMSLDDTESMLSDIAPLPNPPIYMTYSGNYNPSLGYQPIQYGCTGERHPSSGSSSSDILTSKDTSASQSDIAAVIQQTGQMTLANASNKSSGSSNRGNEQDMSVLSYL; via the exons ATGTATTCCATGGACGATAAAAATTCAACCGGAAGTGGCGGGGGAGGTAGCAATAGTGGAGGTGGTGGGGGAGGAGGGGAAACGAAGGTCATCTATCACATCGACGACGAATCAACACCATACCTGGTGAAGATTCCGCTTCCGTCCTCACAGGTCACCCTGAAGGACTTCAAGCTGGTGCTGAACAAACAGAACATGAACTACAAATACTTCTTCAAATCGATGGACGCGGACTTCGGGGTGGTGAAGGAGGAAATTGCCGACGAGTGCACAATTCTGCCCTGCTTCAATGGAAAGGTTGTGTCCTGGCTGGTGACGGCCGATGGATCCAATCAATCCGATTGTTCCGAGATGCAGCCTACGGAGATGATCGACGGTAGACCGACCCTTGCTCAGCTTCGAACCATGAACAAACCTATGAATAACATGATGAACATCCCGATGAATCCTCTGACCTACCAGTCGGCGTCGGTCGTTTCGAGCGATCTGGATTCGACCAGCCTCTTCGAGACGGAGAGCGAAATCACCCTAGATAGAGATATGACTGAATGTAGCAGCGTACAACGATTACAG CATTCCTATTTGCAGGTACGGAAAAAGCCACAACGACGCAAGAAGCGAGCCCCCACCATGTCCCGAACATCCTCGTACAGTTCCATCACAGACTCCACCATGTCCCTGAACATCATCACGGTTCAGATCAACATGGATACGGTCAACTTCCTGGGGATATCGATCGTAGGACAGTCGAATCGGGGAGGTGATGGAGGAATCTACGTGGGCAGTATAATGAAGGGCGGCGCGGTGGCACTGGATGGACGCATCGAACCCGGTGATATGATTCTTCAGGTGAACGACGTGAACTTTGAGAACATGACCAATGACGAGGCCGTTCGAGTGCTACGGGAGGTGGTTCAGAAACCGGGCCCCATTAAACTAGTTGTAGCCAAATGCTGGGATCCCAACCCCAAGGGATACTTCACGATTCCTCGCACCGAACCCGTTCGACCAATCGATCCGGGAGCATGGGTTGCCCACACCGCAGCCCTCCGTTCCCAGGACACCATCAATACCGAGCTTCCAGAGTCCGTCATCGAAAGGCTACACATAGACATGGACATGAAGGACATCGTACGTGCAATGACCAAACCCGACAGTGGTCTCGAGATTCGAGATCGGATGTGGCTGAAGATCACCATTCCGAACGCGTTCATCGGTGCCGATGTCGTTAGTTGGATCCTGGAGAATGTGGACGGTATCGGAGATCGGCGGGATGCTCGCAAGTACGTTTCGCTGATGCTGAGGAGAGGTTACATCAAGCACACCGTCAACAAGCTCACCTTCTCAGAACAGTGCTACTACGTCATTGGGAACGGCATCCGGCAGGACATCTCCAACATGTCCCTGGACGATACGGAAAGCATGCTCAGCGATATCGCCCCACTGCCAAACCCGCCCATCTACATGACCTATTCGGGCAATTACAACCCGTCGCTTGGCTACCAACCGATCCAGTATGGCTGCACCGGAGAGCGGCATCCGTCGTCCGGCTCTAGCAGCTCGGACATCTTGACCAGCAAGGACACCTCGGCTTCGCAGAGTGACATCGCGGCCGTGATCCAGCAGACGGGCCAGATGACCCTGGCCAATGCGTCCAACAAGTCGTCCGGATCCTCGAACCGCGGTAATGAGCAAGATATGTCAG TTTTGAGCTATTTATGA